The Stomatobaculum sp. F0698 genomic sequence ATTTAATCCAAGCCAGGCGAATGCCATTTTGTTGACTTGAAACGCCGCTAGGACGCTCCCTACTCCCTGTAAAGCCTGTTCAATTTACCACTGTGCGCGTTTGTTAGTCAACGATAAATATAACCGGACGGCAGCGCGGTGTTTCCAAAAAAGGGCGGAAAGAGTATAATCAAAGTAACAAAATCAGCAGGCGGGGAACCGCCTGCTCATTGGCATGAGCGAGGGGATGAGAATGAAAATTACTTCGTTGACCTGCCCGCACTGCGGCGCCGCGCTGCAATGGGAAGAAGGTCAGGACAAAGCGGTTTGTCCGTACTGCGGCAGTGCGCTCCGCGTCGATATTTCCGCACCCGAAATCAAGGTGAATTTTTACGGAAACCGCGAGACAGCGCCGGCCTCCGAGGGACCGGATATCGGACTCAGCTTGGGGCAGAAACTCATTGTCGGGGGAATTACCGCTGCCTGCCTTCTGGTTCCGGTGGTGCTCGGCATCGCGGACAGCAATGCCTCCGCGCGGCGGCAAAACGCGGAGAGCGCGGCGGCTGCGAGTGCGGCAACGCAGCAGATGGAGCGCTATACCATCTCCGGTGCGGAGAACCTGGACGAACTTCAGAAAATTACCGGCTTAAAATACCTCACGATTGAGCACGCGGAGGCAATTACCGACTTCGGCGCGCTCGCCCGTCTTCCTTATTTGGAGACCCTCACGATACAGGATGCGCCTAAGCTCACGGATCTCGCTTTCGTGAAGAGCTTGAATCAATTGCAGAGCCTTACGCTGAAAAACACGGGCGTACAGGATATATCGCCGCTTTCGGGCATGAAATCCTTGGTCGCGGTGACACTGGAGGACAATCAAATTACGGATTTCACGGCGCTTGGGAGTGTGCCGTATTTAAAGAATGCGGAGATTCGGGCGGATGAAGTCGCGGCGCTTCCGGAGTTTTCGTCCCTGCAGTTTCTGGAGAGCTTCACCGTGAACGGGGAGACAAAAAAATGAAAGCGAGCGGGCTGGGCTGTAAGCTTCGAAGCGTTGTTGTGCCCTTCGCGTTGCTTTTGGCAAGCGGCGTTGTGCTCGGTGGCTGCAAAGCGGTCTTTGCAAAGGGGAGGGAGCGAAGCGCGGACGCAGCAATTCGCGTGACCCTGCCTTTCGTTTCGAAGTACAGTCCCAAGTATGCCGACACGCTGACGGATCCGGTGTTGCGGCGCGCCTTTTCGGAAGTGTTCCGAAAAGATCCCGACGCGATTACGCCGGAAGAGTATCGGCGCGTTCGGGGAATTCGCTTTGAGACCGTAGACTGGTTTCTGGTTCGCATGGATGTGTTACTGCAAGACGGAAGCAAAGTGCAGGTTCCGATTGTCAACAACGGGGAAGGCATCACCCTCGACGGGAACTCGTTTCAGGCCTTCCCGAATCTCGAAACGCTCGATATGTCGGGTCAACGCTCTTTGCTTCATGTCACGTTTTCTTCACAGGAGTATGCGAATACGCTTGCCAATCTGAAGCAGCTGAGCTGTCTCTATCTGCCGGATTCGGGGGACTACCCCGGAAGCCCGGCGGGGCTCGCATATATGGTCGCGAATCCCGGCGCAATGGAAGAACTGGGCGGGGTTTCACTCTATGCGACGGCAGATGTCGAAAAACTTGTTCGCACATTTCCGAACTTAAGAAAGCTGCGAATTGTGAGGCGGGAGTTAGGGGTTAGCTTGTCCGGATTACAGGAATGTAAGGAGCTTAGAGCACTCTATACCCCGCTGCGGCGCGCGGGAAACGAGGATTTACTCGCGCTCACGGGGGTGCGGGATATGGAACTCATTGCCTCAGAGGGGGATGAGAACATCGAAGATTTCCGCTTTTTGTCGGGACTCACAGAACTGGAGCAGCTCACCCTCCGCGACGCCGTTGCGCTCCGGAATTTGAACGATATGAAGCCCCTGACAAAGTTGCGGGAACTGCGCCTTTCGGGCGTGACACAGCTCACGAGCCTAGAGCCGCTCCGGGCGCTCACGGCGCTTGAAACGCTGGATCTCGGGAACAGTTTCAATCTTTCGGACTATGCCGCACTTTACGAGCTTCCGCAGCTCAAAAGACTCAGAATTTCCGACGGCTGGCAGGCGGGGCGTTTCATACCGGATGTGACCCTGATCCCGGCGCTCGAAGAACTCGAGTGCAGTGCGGAGACGCTCCCGCAGCTGGCCCGCTGCCGGAAACTGAAAAAACTCACACTCTTTCTCAGTCACTTTGACAGCAAGACGGATTTTTCGGGACTTGCGCGCCTTTCGGAACTCGAGGAACTTACGTTGAATGTCGAGAGCGCTGCGAAGAATACGGAAACGCTCTATGCACTCCGGGAACTGCCGAAGCTTCGAAAAGTCACCTTCTGTTGCAAAGAGGGAACAGTTCCGCTGCATGCCTTTCCGGCGGTCGCGGAGCTCACCGTGCTCGGCGAGGATGCGGGAATGGGCGGCAGTGATGCCGAACTGCAAATTCGCGCGGAGACCGAGGCGGATGCCCCTGCACTGGAACGTCTCAGCGTCTACGCGCACAACAAGGTGCGGTTTGAGGGCTGGCGCAGCACAACACTCCGGGAGCTGCGCCTCGGCCGTTGCGGCATCGATACGCTCTCATTTATGGAGGCTTTCCCCAATCTGGAGCTTTTGGACCTCAGCGACAATCGCGTCGAGGATATTGCGGCGCTCACCGCGCTGCCAAAGCTTCGCTATCTGCGCTACACGGATAATGTGATTCAAAACATTGCGTTATTAAAGAACAGAGGCATAGTTCTGGTCGAATAAACGACAAGGAGACGGGAATGAATCCGACAAAAATCCGCTGCCCACACTGCGGAAGCAGCATAGCGGTGAGGCAGAGCGGCAAGATGAAATGTCGTGTCTGCGGAAGCGAGCTCCGGATCGAAGAAGAGAAGCCGGTTAAAAAGAGTGGGATAGCGGAAGTGAACTACGGCAGACGGATGTCATCGGAACTGTTTGCAATCTCGATGACAGTCTGCGCACTTGCGAGCATTTTCTTTATTTTATTGCCGGTGCTCGGTCGCGGGGCGCGGAAGAAAGCGCCAAAGGCGGCGCAGGAATATGAGACGCATGTGAGTGCGGAACCTGGAGAACTCGGCCTGAAGGACTGTGTTCACACGGTGTTCGACTTCGTGCGTACGCTTTGACTTAGGGGCTGCCGCTTGTTTGTCCCAATCAGATGAGGAGAATAGGATGAATCCGACGAAAATTCGCTGCCCGCACTGCGGAAACAACATACTGGTTAAGCAGAGCGGAAAGGTGGCTTGCCCCTTTTGCGGGACCGCGCTCTATGTCGAAGAAAAAGAGAAGAAGGTTGAAATCAATGTAAACCTGGGGCGAAAAACCAAGCCCGAAGTGCCGAATTATCTTCCGGCCTTCATCGGCGGCGGTGCAATTGTCCTTCTGCTGTGTCTGACTCTCCTTCCGTCCCTGCTCCGCGGCAACACGGGGCGCACGCAGACGGAGAGCAGAGTTCAGAATCACTATGCAAGCGAGGTGCACGATGCGGCGCTTCGCAGAGCCTTTGCGGAAGTGTTTGAGAAGGAGCCGTCCGAATTTACGGCGGAGGACTATCAGAGTGTAAGGCGCATTGCCTTCCGGAGAGAGAACGACTATCTCACTTGGATGGAGGTGGGCTTCACGGACGGCAGCGAAAAGCGCGTGCCCATGCTCCACAACACCACGGACACGATAGAACTGGACGGAACCGACTTTCAGGCCTTCCCCATGCTCGAAGAGCTGGATACCGCCACTGCCGCAGGCTACGATGTGAGTCTCTCGTTTCGCTCCTCGGAGTACACGAATACCCTCGGCAATCTGAAACACTTAAAAAAGCTGTATCTCTCGAATGTCGGCAACAGCAGAGGTCCGACCGAGTTTGCGGAGCTCTTTGCGGATCCCGCATCGATCGAAGCACTGGGCGGGGTTTTCTTTTTTCGCCAGGGGGATGTAAAGGAGCTGGTTGGGCAGTTCCCGAAGCTCCGAGAACTCCGCGTCGGCTGGAGAAATGACGAAGTCTCGCTCGCGGCGTTAAAGGACTTAAAGGAGCTTGAGAGTCTCACGGCCACCCTGCGCCTTAAGGGAAATGAGGACATCCTTGAACTCACACAGCTCAAGGCGCTGGATATTCAGGCAGTCGATTCGGGGGAGAACGTAAAAGACCTGCGTTTTCTCTCCGGACTCACGCAGCTTGAAAGCCTCACCGTACGAGACGGCCATGACATTAAGAGCCTCAATATGCTGAGCGCGCTCACAAACCTGCGGGAGCTTCGCCTTCTCGACGGCAGCGATGTGGTCAGCATAGAGCCGCTCCGCGCGCTCACGGAACTGCGCGTACTGGATATCGGAGACTGCACTGATATCACGGACTATGCTGCCCTTCCCGCGCTCACCAAGCTGGAAAAATTGCGCGTTTGTGATGATGATTGGCCGCCGTCCGGGACAGTGCCGGAT encodes the following:
- a CDS encoding leucine-rich repeat domain-containing protein, whose product is MKASGLGCKLRSVVVPFALLLASGVVLGGCKAVFAKGRERSADAAIRVTLPFVSKYSPKYADTLTDPVLRRAFSEVFRKDPDAITPEEYRRVRGIRFETVDWFLVRMDVLLQDGSKVQVPIVNNGEGITLDGNSFQAFPNLETLDMSGQRSLLHVTFSSQEYANTLANLKQLSCLYLPDSGDYPGSPAGLAYMVANPGAMEELGGVSLYATADVEKLVRTFPNLRKLRIVRRELGVSLSGLQECKELRALYTPLRRAGNEDLLALTGVRDMELIASEGDENIEDFRFLSGLTELEQLTLRDAVALRNLNDMKPLTKLRELRLSGVTQLTSLEPLRALTALETLDLGNSFNLSDYAALYELPQLKRLRISDGWQAGRFIPDVTLIPALEELECSAETLPQLARCRKLKKLTLFLSHFDSKTDFSGLARLSELEELTLNVESAAKNTETLYALRELPKLRKVTFCCKEGTVPLHAFPAVAELTVLGEDAGMGGSDAELQIRAETEADAPALERLSVYAHNKVRFEGWRSTTLRELRLGRCGIDTLSFMEAFPNLELLDLSDNRVEDIAALTALPKLRYLRYTDNVIQNIALLKNRGIVLVE